A window of the Salvelinus alpinus chromosome 3, SLU_Salpinus.1, whole genome shotgun sequence genome harbors these coding sequences:
- the abi3b gene encoding uncharacterized protein abi3b, whose protein sequence is MTEQNNCSELATQILKDAPASRKALIDNYNNLHKVADYCENNYLGLQDEDTWRGLEETKALTTQALASVAYQINSLATSVLRLLDTQAMQLKDMENSLNLLSLAVAIHQEKVSRREMGIFTTVTKLACAKLMSPPKAGREPEGCYIRRPISFTELDTLGHSFNLNELQPRKRTVTTESVRSTGSCGPVECPVAPATQPGEPSSASVNKDFYRSNLGINVALPSVPTLPVSSNLTQNCPQPPPGSTFDSNIPPPPPLPPGSMGTGPPPPTPSMTSSNNLPPPTPNASPNVPSPPPPPPPPASSSNSFPPPPPPPPPGSMGNAPPPPPPPPPPSSSNSLLPPPPPHGSMGNVPPPPPPPPPPSSSNSFLPPPPPPGSMGNVPPPPPPPPPPSSSNSFPPPPPPGSMGNAPPHPPPPPSSSNSFPRPPPPPPGSMGNAPPPPPPPPLPGTSTKVPPPPPPPPPPPLP, encoded by the exons ATGACGGAGCAAAATAATTGTTCAGAACTTGCTACGCAAATATTAAAAGATGCTCCCGCGTCGAGAAAAGCGCTTATTGACAACTATAACAACCTTCACAAAGTGGCCGATTACTGTGAAAACAATTATTTAGGCCTACAG GATGAGGACACATGGAGGGGTTTGGAGGAGACCAAGGCTTTGACCACTCAGGCTTTGGCCAGTGTGGCCTACCAGATCAACAGCCTAGCCACTTCTGTCCTGAGACTGCTGGACACCCAGGCCATGCAGCTGAAAGACATGGAGAACTCCCtcaacctcctctctctg GCTGTAGCTATCCATCAGGAGAAGGTGTCTCGGAGAGAGATGGGAATTTTCACCACAGTAACGAAGTTGGCTTGCGCCAAATTAATGAGCCCTCCCAAAGCTGGCCGTGAGCCCGAGGGTTGCTACATCAGAAGACCCATATCCTTCACCGAACTGGACACACTGGGCCACAGCTTTAAC CTCAATGAGTTGCAGCCTCGGAAAAGAACAGTGACCACAGAGAGCGTGCGGAGTACAGGGAGCTGTGGCCCTGTGGAGTGTCCCGTTGCTCCTGCTACCCAGCCTGGGGAACCCTCATCAGCCAGTGTCAATAAGGATTTCTATAG GTCCAATCTTGGCATTAATGTGGCCCTACCATCGGTGCCCACCTTGCCAGTCTCCTCAAACCTCACCCAAAACTGCCCACAACCCCCTCCTGGATCCACGTTTGACTCCAacatcccacctcctcctcctctaccacctgGTTCCATGGGcactggtcctcctcctcctacacccTCCATGACCTCATCAAATAACCTCCCTCCTCCTACACCGAATGCATCCCCTAATGTTCCCTCTCCgccaccccctcctccacctcctgccAGCTCATCAAATAgcttcccccctcctcctcctcctcctccacctggtTCAATGGGTAATGCTCCACCTCCTccgccacctccacctccacccagcTCATCAAATAGCttactccctcctccacctccacatgGTTCAATGGGTAATGTTCCACCTCCTccgccacctccacctcctcccagctCATCAAAtagcttcctccctcctcctcctccacctggtTCAATGGGTAATGTTCCACCTCCTccgccacctccacctcctcccagctCATCAAAtagcttccctcctcctcctccacctggtTCAATGGGTAatgctcctcctcatcctccacctcctcccagctCATCAAATAGCttccctcgtcctcctcctcctccacctggtTCAATGGGTAatgctcctcctccaccacctcctcctcctctccctggtaCCTCCACTAAGGTgcccccacctcctccaccacccccacctcctcctcttccataa
- the mpp2b gene encoding MAGUK p55 subfamily member 2b isoform X2, with amino-acid sequence MAGSLFGRFSLEDSVLSLECLELSGKAMQQVLDTLSDSTSSTMANDLDLIFLKGIMESPVAHENLEESRLEAVSDNNMELVQDILKELTPLTHRSKAADELACILKEPHFQSLMETHDSVASKTFETPPPSPCSFMDAAFNNQPVPPDAVRMVGIRKVSGEHLGVTFRVESGELVIARILHGGMIDQQGLLYVGDIIKEVNAKEVGNDPKVLQQMLKEASGSVVLKILPSYQEPHTPRQAYVKCHFEYDPSHDNLIPCKEAGLGFSSGDILQIFNQEDLNWWQACHLEGGSAGLIPSQLLEEKRKAFVKRDLELVTTGPLCSGMGGKKKKKMMYLTTKNAEFDRHELRIYEEVAKVSPFRRKTLVLIGAQGVGRRSLKNKLLVSDPLRYGTTIPFTSRKPKVDEKDGQMYSFMTRSEMDLDIKNGRFLEHGEYDGNLYGTKINSIHEVVDSGKICILDVNPQALKVLRTSEFLPYVVFIEAPDYEVLKAMNKSAKDAGVMTKQLTDSELKRTVDESERIQRAYGHYFDLNIINDSLEGAFCGLKMALERLGLEQQWVPVSWVF; translated from the exons CTATGCAGCAGGTTCTGGACACTTTGAGTGACAGCACCAGCTCCACCATGGCCAATGACCTGGACCTCATCTTCCTCAAGGGCATCATGGAGAGCCCTGTG GCCCATGAGAACCTGGAGGAGTCCAGGCTGGAGGCGGTGAGTGACAACAACATGGAGCTGGTGCAGGACATCCTGAAGGAGCTCACTCCCCTCACGCACAGGAGCAAGGCCGCAGACGAACTGGCATGCATACTGAAGGAGCCACACTTCCAG TCTCTCATGGAAACTCATGATTCGGTGGCATCCAAGACCTTTGAGactcctcctcccagcccctgttcctTCATGGACGCTGCCTTCAACAACCAGCCTGTGCCCCCAGATGCAGTCAGGATGGTGGGCATCCGCAAGGTGTCTGGAGAGCACCTG GGTGTGACATTTCGGGTGGAGAGTGGAGAGCTGGTGATCGCCCGCATCCTTCATGGCGGGATGATCGACCAGCAGGGCCTCCTCTACGTGGGTGACATTATCAAGGAGGTGAATGCAAAAGAGGTGGGCAATGACCCCAAAGTGCTCCAGCAGATGCTGAAGGAGGCCAGCGGCAGCGTGGTGCTCAAGATCCTCCCCAGCTACCAGGAGCCTCACACCCCACGCCAG GCCTATGTGAAGTGTCACTTTGAGTACGACCCGTCCCATGACAACCTAATCCCCTGTAAGGAGGCAGGCCTGGGCTTCAGCAGTGGAGACATCCTGCAGATCTTCAACCAGGAGGACCTCAACTGGTGGCAG GCATGTCACCTGGAGGGGGGCAGTGCAGGCCTCATCCCCAGCCAGCtcctggaggagaagaggaaggctTTTGTCAAGAGAGATCTGGAGCTGGTTACAACAG GTCCTCTTTGTTCTGGAATGGGcgggaagaagaaaaaaaagatgatGTATCTAACGACCAAAAATGCAG AGTTTGATCGGCACGAGCTGAGGATCTACGAGGAGGTGGCCAAGGTTTCCCCGTTCCGTCGGAAGACATTGGTTCTGATTGGAGCACAGGGAGTGGGCCGCCGTAGTCTGAAGAACAAACTGTTGGTGTCAGACCCCCTGCGCTATGGGACCACCATCCCCT TTACCTCGAGGAAACCCAAGGTGGATGAGAAGGATGGACAGATGTACTCGTTCATGACTCGCAGTGAGATGGATTTGGACATTAAGAACGGGCGCTTCCTGGAGCATGGCGAGTACGACGGGAACCTCTATGGCACCAAGATCAACTCCATCCATGAGGTGGTGGACTCTGGCAAGATCTGCATCCTGGATGTCAACCCACAG GCACTTAAGGTTCTGCGGACGTCAGAGTTCCTTCCCTACGTGGTGTTTATTGAGGCTCCAGATTACGAGGTCCTCAAAGCCATGAATAAGTCTGCCAAAGACGCCGGAGTCATGACCAAACAGTTAACG GACTCAGAGCTGAAGAGGACAGTGGATGAGAGTGAAAGGATCCAGCGGGCCTACGGACATTACTTTGACCTGAACATCATCAACGACAGCCTAGAGGGGGCCTTCTGCGGCCtgaagatggcgctggagagactaGGCCTAGAGCAGCAGTGGGTTCCTGTCAGCTGGGTCTTCTAA
- the mpp2b gene encoding MAGUK p55 subfamily member 2b isoform X4, whose translation MPVASSSSDSAMQQVLDTLSDSTSSTMANDLDLIFLKGIMESPVAHENLEESRLEAVSDNNMELVQDILKELTPLTHRSKAADELACILKEPHFQSLMETHDSVASKTFETPPPSPCSFMDAAFNNQPVPPDAVRMVGIRKVSGEHLGVTFRVESGELVIARILHGGMIDQQGLLYVGDIIKEVNAKEVGNDPKVLQQMLKEASGSVVLKILPSYQEPHTPRQAYVKCHFEYDPSHDNLIPCKEAGLGFSSGDILQIFNQEDLNWWQACHLEGGSAGLIPSQLLEEKRKAFVKRDLELVTTGPLCSGMGGKKKKKMMYLTTKNAEFDRHELRIYEEVAKVSPFRRKTLVLIGAQGVGRRSLKNKLLVSDPLRYGTTIPFTSRKPKVDEKDGQMYSFMTRSEMDLDIKNGRFLEHGEYDGNLYGTKINSIHEVVDSGKICILDVNPQALKVLRTSEFLPYVVFIEAPDYEVLKAMNKSAKDAGVMTKQLTDSELKRTVDESERIQRAYGHYFDLNIINDSLEGAFCGLKMALERLGLEQQWVPVSWVF comes from the exons CTATGCAGCAGGTTCTGGACACTTTGAGTGACAGCACCAGCTCCACCATGGCCAATGACCTGGACCTCATCTTCCTCAAGGGCATCATGGAGAGCCCTGTG GCCCATGAGAACCTGGAGGAGTCCAGGCTGGAGGCGGTGAGTGACAACAACATGGAGCTGGTGCAGGACATCCTGAAGGAGCTCACTCCCCTCACGCACAGGAGCAAGGCCGCAGACGAACTGGCATGCATACTGAAGGAGCCACACTTCCAG TCTCTCATGGAAACTCATGATTCGGTGGCATCCAAGACCTTTGAGactcctcctcccagcccctgttcctTCATGGACGCTGCCTTCAACAACCAGCCTGTGCCCCCAGATGCAGTCAGGATGGTGGGCATCCGCAAGGTGTCTGGAGAGCACCTG GGTGTGACATTTCGGGTGGAGAGTGGAGAGCTGGTGATCGCCCGCATCCTTCATGGCGGGATGATCGACCAGCAGGGCCTCCTCTACGTGGGTGACATTATCAAGGAGGTGAATGCAAAAGAGGTGGGCAATGACCCCAAAGTGCTCCAGCAGATGCTGAAGGAGGCCAGCGGCAGCGTGGTGCTCAAGATCCTCCCCAGCTACCAGGAGCCTCACACCCCACGCCAG GCCTATGTGAAGTGTCACTTTGAGTACGACCCGTCCCATGACAACCTAATCCCCTGTAAGGAGGCAGGCCTGGGCTTCAGCAGTGGAGACATCCTGCAGATCTTCAACCAGGAGGACCTCAACTGGTGGCAG GCATGTCACCTGGAGGGGGGCAGTGCAGGCCTCATCCCCAGCCAGCtcctggaggagaagaggaaggctTTTGTCAAGAGAGATCTGGAGCTGGTTACAACAG GTCCTCTTTGTTCTGGAATGGGcgggaagaagaaaaaaaagatgatGTATCTAACGACCAAAAATGCAG AGTTTGATCGGCACGAGCTGAGGATCTACGAGGAGGTGGCCAAGGTTTCCCCGTTCCGTCGGAAGACATTGGTTCTGATTGGAGCACAGGGAGTGGGCCGCCGTAGTCTGAAGAACAAACTGTTGGTGTCAGACCCCCTGCGCTATGGGACCACCATCCCCT TTACCTCGAGGAAACCCAAGGTGGATGAGAAGGATGGACAGATGTACTCGTTCATGACTCGCAGTGAGATGGATTTGGACATTAAGAACGGGCGCTTCCTGGAGCATGGCGAGTACGACGGGAACCTCTATGGCACCAAGATCAACTCCATCCATGAGGTGGTGGACTCTGGCAAGATCTGCATCCTGGATGTCAACCCACAG GCACTTAAGGTTCTGCGGACGTCAGAGTTCCTTCCCTACGTGGTGTTTATTGAGGCTCCAGATTACGAGGTCCTCAAAGCCATGAATAAGTCTGCCAAAGACGCCGGAGTCATGACCAAACAGTTAACG GACTCAGAGCTGAAGAGGACAGTGGATGAGAGTGAAAGGATCCAGCGGGCCTACGGACATTACTTTGACCTGAACATCATCAACGACAGCCTAGAGGGGGCCTTCTGCGGCCtgaagatggcgctggagagactaGGCCTAGAGCAGCAGTGGGTTCCTGTCAGCTGGGTCTTCTAA
- the mpp2b gene encoding MAGUK p55 subfamily member 2b isoform X3 yields MPVASSSSDSAMQQVLDTLSDSTSSTMANDLDLIFLKGIMESPVFPSPCYPQAHENLEESRLEAVSDNNMELVQDILKELTPLTHRSKAADELACILKEPHFQSLMETHDSVASKTFETPPPSPCSFMDAAFNNQPVPPDAVRMVGIRKVSGEHLGVTFRVESGELVIARILHGGMIDQQGLLYVGDIIKEVNAKEVGNDPKVLQQMLKEASGSVVLKILPSYQEPHTPRQAYVKCHFEYDPSHDNLIPCKEAGLGFSSGDILQIFNQEDLNWWQACHLEGGSAGLIPSQLLEEKRKAFVKRDLELVTTGPLCSGMGGKKKKKMMYLTTKNAEFDRHELRIYEEVAKVSPFRRKTLVLIGAQGVGRRSLKNKLLVSDPLRYGTTIPFTSRKPKVDEKDGQMYSFMTRSEMDLDIKNGRFLEHGEYDGNLYGTKINSIHEVVDSGKICILDVNPQALKVLRTSEFLPYVVFIEAPDYEVLKAMNKSAKDAGVMTKQLTDSELKRTVDESERIQRAYGHYFDLNIINDSLEGAFCGLKMALERLGLEQQWVPVSWVF; encoded by the exons CTATGCAGCAGGTTCTGGACACTTTGAGTGACAGCACCAGCTCCACCATGGCCAATGACCTGGACCTCATCTTCCTCAAGGGCATCATGGAGAGCCCTGTG TTCCCGTCTCCCTGCTACCCGCAGGCCCATGAGAACCTGGAGGAGTCCAGGCTGGAGGCGGTGAGTGACAACAACATGGAGCTGGTGCAGGACATCCTGAAGGAGCTCACTCCCCTCACGCACAGGAGCAAGGCCGCAGACGAACTGGCATGCATACTGAAGGAGCCACACTTCCAG TCTCTCATGGAAACTCATGATTCGGTGGCATCCAAGACCTTTGAGactcctcctcccagcccctgttcctTCATGGACGCTGCCTTCAACAACCAGCCTGTGCCCCCAGATGCAGTCAGGATGGTGGGCATCCGCAAGGTGTCTGGAGAGCACCTG GGTGTGACATTTCGGGTGGAGAGTGGAGAGCTGGTGATCGCCCGCATCCTTCATGGCGGGATGATCGACCAGCAGGGCCTCCTCTACGTGGGTGACATTATCAAGGAGGTGAATGCAAAAGAGGTGGGCAATGACCCCAAAGTGCTCCAGCAGATGCTGAAGGAGGCCAGCGGCAGCGTGGTGCTCAAGATCCTCCCCAGCTACCAGGAGCCTCACACCCCACGCCAG GCCTATGTGAAGTGTCACTTTGAGTACGACCCGTCCCATGACAACCTAATCCCCTGTAAGGAGGCAGGCCTGGGCTTCAGCAGTGGAGACATCCTGCAGATCTTCAACCAGGAGGACCTCAACTGGTGGCAG GCATGTCACCTGGAGGGGGGCAGTGCAGGCCTCATCCCCAGCCAGCtcctggaggagaagaggaaggctTTTGTCAAGAGAGATCTGGAGCTGGTTACAACAG GTCCTCTTTGTTCTGGAATGGGcgggaagaagaaaaaaaagatgatGTATCTAACGACCAAAAATGCAG AGTTTGATCGGCACGAGCTGAGGATCTACGAGGAGGTGGCCAAGGTTTCCCCGTTCCGTCGGAAGACATTGGTTCTGATTGGAGCACAGGGAGTGGGCCGCCGTAGTCTGAAGAACAAACTGTTGGTGTCAGACCCCCTGCGCTATGGGACCACCATCCCCT TTACCTCGAGGAAACCCAAGGTGGATGAGAAGGATGGACAGATGTACTCGTTCATGACTCGCAGTGAGATGGATTTGGACATTAAGAACGGGCGCTTCCTGGAGCATGGCGAGTACGACGGGAACCTCTATGGCACCAAGATCAACTCCATCCATGAGGTGGTGGACTCTGGCAAGATCTGCATCCTGGATGTCAACCCACAG GCACTTAAGGTTCTGCGGACGTCAGAGTTCCTTCCCTACGTGGTGTTTATTGAGGCTCCAGATTACGAGGTCCTCAAAGCCATGAATAAGTCTGCCAAAGACGCCGGAGTCATGACCAAACAGTTAACG GACTCAGAGCTGAAGAGGACAGTGGATGAGAGTGAAAGGATCCAGCGGGCCTACGGACATTACTTTGACCTGAACATCATCAACGACAGCCTAGAGGGGGCCTTCTGCGGCCtgaagatggcgctggagagactaGGCCTAGAGCAGCAGTGGGTTCCTGTCAGCTGGGTCTTCTAA
- the mpp2b gene encoding MAGUK p55 subfamily member 2b isoform X1, with protein sequence MAGSLFGRFSLEDSVLSLECLELSGKAMQQVLDTLSDSTSSTMANDLDLIFLKGIMESPVFPSPCYPQAHENLEESRLEAVSDNNMELVQDILKELTPLTHRSKAADELACILKEPHFQSLMETHDSVASKTFETPPPSPCSFMDAAFNNQPVPPDAVRMVGIRKVSGEHLGVTFRVESGELVIARILHGGMIDQQGLLYVGDIIKEVNAKEVGNDPKVLQQMLKEASGSVVLKILPSYQEPHTPRQAYVKCHFEYDPSHDNLIPCKEAGLGFSSGDILQIFNQEDLNWWQACHLEGGSAGLIPSQLLEEKRKAFVKRDLELVTTGPLCSGMGGKKKKKMMYLTTKNAEFDRHELRIYEEVAKVSPFRRKTLVLIGAQGVGRRSLKNKLLVSDPLRYGTTIPFTSRKPKVDEKDGQMYSFMTRSEMDLDIKNGRFLEHGEYDGNLYGTKINSIHEVVDSGKICILDVNPQALKVLRTSEFLPYVVFIEAPDYEVLKAMNKSAKDAGVMTKQLTDSELKRTVDESERIQRAYGHYFDLNIINDSLEGAFCGLKMALERLGLEQQWVPVSWVF encoded by the exons CTATGCAGCAGGTTCTGGACACTTTGAGTGACAGCACCAGCTCCACCATGGCCAATGACCTGGACCTCATCTTCCTCAAGGGCATCATGGAGAGCCCTGTG TTCCCGTCTCCCTGCTACCCGCAGGCCCATGAGAACCTGGAGGAGTCCAGGCTGGAGGCGGTGAGTGACAACAACATGGAGCTGGTGCAGGACATCCTGAAGGAGCTCACTCCCCTCACGCACAGGAGCAAGGCCGCAGACGAACTGGCATGCATACTGAAGGAGCCACACTTCCAG TCTCTCATGGAAACTCATGATTCGGTGGCATCCAAGACCTTTGAGactcctcctcccagcccctgttcctTCATGGACGCTGCCTTCAACAACCAGCCTGTGCCCCCAGATGCAGTCAGGATGGTGGGCATCCGCAAGGTGTCTGGAGAGCACCTG GGTGTGACATTTCGGGTGGAGAGTGGAGAGCTGGTGATCGCCCGCATCCTTCATGGCGGGATGATCGACCAGCAGGGCCTCCTCTACGTGGGTGACATTATCAAGGAGGTGAATGCAAAAGAGGTGGGCAATGACCCCAAAGTGCTCCAGCAGATGCTGAAGGAGGCCAGCGGCAGCGTGGTGCTCAAGATCCTCCCCAGCTACCAGGAGCCTCACACCCCACGCCAG GCCTATGTGAAGTGTCACTTTGAGTACGACCCGTCCCATGACAACCTAATCCCCTGTAAGGAGGCAGGCCTGGGCTTCAGCAGTGGAGACATCCTGCAGATCTTCAACCAGGAGGACCTCAACTGGTGGCAG GCATGTCACCTGGAGGGGGGCAGTGCAGGCCTCATCCCCAGCCAGCtcctggaggagaagaggaaggctTTTGTCAAGAGAGATCTGGAGCTGGTTACAACAG GTCCTCTTTGTTCTGGAATGGGcgggaagaagaaaaaaaagatgatGTATCTAACGACCAAAAATGCAG AGTTTGATCGGCACGAGCTGAGGATCTACGAGGAGGTGGCCAAGGTTTCCCCGTTCCGTCGGAAGACATTGGTTCTGATTGGAGCACAGGGAGTGGGCCGCCGTAGTCTGAAGAACAAACTGTTGGTGTCAGACCCCCTGCGCTATGGGACCACCATCCCCT TTACCTCGAGGAAACCCAAGGTGGATGAGAAGGATGGACAGATGTACTCGTTCATGACTCGCAGTGAGATGGATTTGGACATTAAGAACGGGCGCTTCCTGGAGCATGGCGAGTACGACGGGAACCTCTATGGCACCAAGATCAACTCCATCCATGAGGTGGTGGACTCTGGCAAGATCTGCATCCTGGATGTCAACCCACAG GCACTTAAGGTTCTGCGGACGTCAGAGTTCCTTCCCTACGTGGTGTTTATTGAGGCTCCAGATTACGAGGTCCTCAAAGCCATGAATAAGTCTGCCAAAGACGCCGGAGTCATGACCAAACAGTTAACG GACTCAGAGCTGAAGAGGACAGTGGATGAGAGTGAAAGGATCCAGCGGGCCTACGGACATTACTTTGACCTGAACATCATCAACGACAGCCTAGAGGGGGCCTTCTGCGGCCtgaagatggcgctggagagactaGGCCTAGAGCAGCAGTGGGTTCCTGTCAGCTGGGTCTTCTAA